A portion of the Ricinus communis isolate WT05 ecotype wild-type chromosome 10, ASM1957865v1, whole genome shotgun sequence genome contains these proteins:
- the LOC8276517 gene encoding protein NDH-DEPENDENT CYCLIC ELECTRON FLOW 5, translating into MAFSSLFSLTFPPISSSSLNTKHPLFFHSYLPSISLQNSNKKREFPLPSVASIPYQPINVDYLEQEFSGHGVTFEDIGDSCIAKMRLENGSTATLMLPSGLITSYKAHMWHGGRAELLQTSVLEGKDGNPVIQGGVSLAFNFGSDNEILWSPTSWALRAIRGNPEDSIQVELISTDAEDKVEVRHVLSLTEDTLSSQLVVSNSKSSSIRLMGSLISHLTVSTPEATYAYGLEGSNFFNRPMFSSNFSIVPPDSQQSWYSDLGLNAFFSAWGARDQKNSDKGKDREVKNEEELEGEEDENYKQLTDKMSRIYTSAPTDFTLIDRGRRNSVIVGRYGFNELYMFSPGSSHESYSMYSYICVGQSAMLKPVILSPGDVWTGGQHLHNPNL; encoded by the exons ATGGCTTTTAGTTCACTATTTTCATTGACCTTCCCTCCTATCTCTTCCTCATCTCTCAACACTAAACATCCATTGTTTTTCCACTCTTACCTCCCTTCTATTTCTCTTCAAAATAGCAACAAGAAGAGAGAATTCCCACTTCCTTCTGTAGCTTCAATCCCGTACCAACCGATCAATGTGGACTACTTGGAGCAAGAATTTAGTGGGCATGGAGTCACTTTCGAGGATATTGGCGATAGCTGCATTGCCAAGATGAGATTGGAGAATGGGAGCACCGCAACCTTGATGTTACCAAGTGGCCTGATCACATCATACAAGGCACATATGTGGCATGGTGGCAGAGCTGAGCTACTGCAAACATCTGTCTTGGAGGGGAAAGATGGTAATCCTGTAATTCAAGGAGGTGTATCCTTAGCCTTCAACTTTGGTAGCgataatgaaattttatgGTCTCCAACTTCTTGGGCTCTTCGTGCTATTAGGGGAAATCCTGAAGATTCAATTCAG GTTGAACTGATTAGTACAGATGCAGAGGACAAGGTTGAAGTAAGACACGTTTTAAGTCTCACAGAAGACACCTTAAGCTCACAGCTGGTAGTCTCCAATTCAAAATCTTCATCTATTCGGTTAATGGGTTCGCTTATAAGCCATCTAACAGTAAGCACACCAGAAGCTACTTATGCATATGGATTAGAGGgttcaaatttctttaatagGCCTATGTTCTCATCAAATTTTAGCATAGTCCCTCCAGATAGCCAACAGAGCTGGTATAGTGACTTGGGCCTCAATGCATTTTTTAGTGCCTGGGGTGCAAGAGATCAGAAAAACTCTGATAAAGGAAAAGACAGAGAAGTAAAGAATGAAGAAGAATTGGAAGGTGAAGAGGATGAAAACTATAAGCAATTAACTGACAAAATGAGCAGAATTTACACTAGTGCACCAACTGATTTTACCCTCATTGACAGG GGCAGAAGAAACTCAGTTATAGTAGGAAGGTACGGATTCAATGAACTGTACATGTTTAGTCCAGGCTCAAGCCATGAAAGCTATAGCATGTATTCATATATATGTGTAGGACAATCAGCAATGCTTAAACCAGTAATTTTGAGTCCTGGAGATGTATGGACAGGTGGGCAGCATTTGCATAATCCGAATCTCTGA
- the LOC8276518 gene encoding protein SINE1, giving the protein MSKMGRNLSPVLRRELENLDKDADSRRSAMQALKSYVKDLDSKAIPLFLAQVSETKETGCVSGEYTISLYEVLARVHGVKIVPQIDSIMATIIKTLASSAGSFPLQQACSKVVPAIARYGIDPTHPEEKKRQIIHSLCKPLSEALFGSQESLTSGAALCLKALVDSDNWRFASDEMVNRVCQNGAVALEDKSTQTNSHMGLVMALAKHNALIVEAYARLLIQSGLRILNTGVAEGNSQKRLSAIQMINFLMKCLDPRSIISEIDLIIEEMEKCQSDQMAYVSGAAFEALQTAKKISTDKGLKFDKSPVSVTGSNFGRRDHRGRRNLSSPGNHSPTSVSPESQTLDSFIEYDSLADSPVSSTQISHNMEYDRRSVNRKLWSYENGQVDVSLRDGLFSELANGSPGHDAFSGDSGHYEPNENGGDFSGFLPRTPRNGLRSATPSPQRSRSHLNVDDINIFTTPRKLIHSLQEPNDVDSDFSERQSRRFRSPSRKYDYSPNMKFNRNGFQHHEGYEVEENRNSYAGGEQLQGTSESVSSTDDVPVHTDVQLSPEVLSGNKDDAPRFCSRKDHRKNFYRLFGGLFFALLAIFSSLLWIDSQDNGGYLVPT; this is encoded by the exons AT GTCAAAAATGGGTAGAAATCTCAGTCCGGTTCTGCGGCGAGAATTGGAAAATCTTGATAAAGATGCTGATAGTCGTAGATCAGCAATGCAAGCTCTGAAATCATATGTAAAGGACTTGGATTCTAAGGCAATACCGCTCTTTCTTGCCCAAGTTTCTGAAACCAAAGAAACTGGTTGTGTGTCCGGGGAATACACTATTTCACTTTATGAGGTTCTTGCTCGCGTCCATGGAGTCAAAATTGTTCCTCAGATTGATAGCATCATGGCTACTATTATCAAGACATTAGCTTCAAGTGCAGGGTCTTTTCCACTTCAACAAGCATGCTCAAAGGTGGTACCAGCAATTGCAAGATATGGCATTGACCCAACACACCCTGAGGAAAAGAAGAGGCAGATAATTCACTCTCTTTGTAAGCCTCTTTCAGAAGCTCTGTTCGGTTCCCAAGAGAGCCTCACATCTGGAGCTGCCCTTTGCTTAAAGGCTCTTGTAGATTCAGATAATTGGCGGTTCGCTTCGGATGAGATGGTAAATAGGGTCTGTCAGAATGGAGCTGTTGCTTTAGAGGATAAATCGACCCAGACTAACTCGCATATGGGCTTGGTTATGGCTTTGGCCAAGCATAATGCTTTAATAGTTGAAGCATATGCAAGATTGTTGATACAATCTGGATTACGCATTTTGAATACAGGTGTTGCAGAGGGCAACTCTCAAAAAAGGTTGTCTGCTATTCAAATGATTAATTTCTTGATGAAGTGTCTAGATCCTAGAAGCATAATTTCAGAGATTGACTTGATAATCGAGGAGATGGAGAAGTGCCAGTCTGATCAGATGGCTTATGTGAGTGGAGCTGCTTTTGAAGCTTTACAAACTGCGAAAAAGATATCTACAGATAAAggtttaaaatttgataagagTCCTGTTTCAGTTACCGGGTCAAACTTTGGCAGAAGAGACCATAGAGGAAGGAGGAATTTATCTAGTCCTGGAAATCATTCTCCAACATCTGTTTCACCTGAATCGCAGACATTGGATTCCTTTATTGAATATGACTCTTTGGCTGACTCACCTGTTTCTAGTACTCAGATTTCTCACAATATGGAATATGATAGAAGAAGTGTGAACCGAAAACTATGGAGCTACGAGAACGGGCAGGTGGATGTATCTCTTAGAGATGGCCTATTTTCAGAGTTGGCTAATGGAAGTCCCGGCCATGATGCATTTTCTGGTGATTCTGGACATTATGAACCTAATGAAAATGGAGGAGACTTTTCAGGGTTCTTGCCCCGAACTCCTCGAAATGGACTAAGAAGTGCCACTCCCAGTCCTCAG AGATCACGCTCTCATTTAAATGTGGACGACATTAACATCTTTACAACTCCAAGAAAGCTCATTCACTCTCTTCAGGAACCTAATGATGTGGATTCAGACTTTTCTGAGAGACAAAGTAGAAGATTTAGAAGTCCCTCAAGAAAATATGACTACAGTCCAAATATGAAGTTCAACAGAAATGGCTTTCAGCATCATGAAGGTTATGAGGTTGAGGAGAATAGAAACTCATATGCCGGTGGTGAGCAGCTCCAAGGTACTTCTGAATCAGTGTCATCGACTGATGATGTTCCAGTTCATACTGATGTGCAACTTTCTCCTGAAGTGCTTAGTGGAAATAAAGATGATGCTCCAAGGTTTTGCAGCAGAAAGGACCATCGGAAGAATTTTTACAGGTTGTTCGGTGGCCTGTTTTTTGCTCTTCTTGCAATATTTTCCTCGTTACTGTGGATCGATAGTCAGGATAATGGTGGATATCTGGTTCCAACTTAA